The genomic interval TGCGGCGGTAGGAGTCGCGGTCGATGCCCCACAGCTTCACATCGGTTTTGGCACGCACGGTGGCGGCGCGAGGAGTGCCATAGATGAGGGCCAGTTCACCAAAGCTTCCGCCCTCGCTGATGGTGGTCACCAGTTCGGAGTTGACAAAAACCTGAGTGAGATAGGAACATGTTGATAAGGATTTAAGCCGAAATCAAAGCCATTTCATAGACTTACATCGACCTCTCCCACATCAATCACGTAAAAGTTGTCGCCTTCATCGCCCTGCTGGATGATATTCTCGCCGGCAATGTGATTCACAGGGAACATGGCATCGAATATATCGGATCGCTCGCTCTCGTCCAAGTGGGCAAACAGGACGTTCTTGGCAATCGCCTTGGACAGGGCATTCATCGTTTTGTAGTCCTTGGGTACCACCTTCTTAACATAGTTGGTGGCATCTTCTTCGGTTACGGGTTCGGCGGAGATTCCACCTCGCCTGCGAACCGGTGGAGCTGCTGTCTGTGGCATCGGGCTGAGATCTTCGCAGTCGTCGGGGCTGATTACCTGTCTACTGGCATCCAGTTTGACTTGTTCCTGCCAAagataaaaataacaatatcaTGAGTattttgggtttggtttatTGTACACAAATCTCGATTCATTATCATGGTTAAGCATCAGAGTTGTTATAATAGTCTTAATAAAGATAAAGGCCATGCTGGCGATGCTGTTCGATGTTGCATAGTTTCTGACTAAATATATCAAAGCGCAGGTCTAGCCCTTGCCGAAAAAAGTTCGAGAGTTTTCCTGAAACTCTCTTACTTTATGAAACCTCGGTGGTGCCAACTTTATTATCTGCTGCAGCAGTCAACTGCCCAAATGCGTTTGCGACTAGATGTCAGATTAATGTGCGTCACTCGCGATGGATGTATGGTAACTGCAACCAGTGGTTGTTCTCTGCAGCATTGTGCATATTGTCCGGAGACGCGCCCGGAAAAGCTCCACCCGCCCACATCCGTTACTCATAAGCTCCATCACTGCGTGGGCAGTCAAAAGAGCCAACCGGGGGAGCTGAAGAGCTTTACATCCTGACTCTTGATGCGCATTCCCGTGTCTCGAGTCCCCGTCCCTAAACAAATTTCCAAAGTGCAACCAAAGCTGCAAGGTCCGGCTGTCCAATTGCATTCCGTTTCCCACAGTGACGTCAAACCAGTCAAGCAGGAATGGCCAGCTGGCCAAAGATGCTGATTAAGTTGCATTAAATTGTCACTCACTTGTGACTGCAGCAAGTGGGCGCCCCTGGCAGTTATGGCCTCATTTGAAATGGGTTAGGAACCTAGGCCTTTAAGAGTCCTATAAATAGGTCCATTACAATATATTGCACGAACAGATGGTATTTTTGTTAGCCAAAACAGGCATTATATGGATTTAATGTGACATTGGTAAATAGGGCTATTTTATAAAATGGTCCGCTAACAAACATAGTTTTACAAGCAAAACcacattatatattttattctaaatcaataaattaatctctttcattttcattcattaaataacattccaagcacacaaatcaaataactctaaaaatatttccacAAAAAATCAACATGATTCTTAGCCA from Drosophila yakuba strain Tai18E2 chromosome 3L, Prin_Dyak_Tai18E2_2.1, whole genome shotgun sequence carries:
- the LOC6534728 gene encoding cAMP-dependent protein kinase type I regulatory subunit isoform X6 yields the protein MPKEQVKLDASRQVISPDDCEDLSPMPQTAAPPVRRRGGISAEPVTEEDATNYVKKVVPKDYKTMNALSKAIAKNVLFAHLDESERSDIFDAMFPVNHIAGENIIQQGDEGDNFYVIDVGEVDVFVNSELVTTISEGGSFGELALIYGTPRAATVRAKTDVKLWGIDRDSYRRILMGSTIRKRKMYEEFLSRVSILESLDKWERLTVADSLETCSFDDGETIVKQGAAGDDFYIILEGCAVVLQQRSEGEDPAEVGRLGSSDYFGEIALLLDRPRAATVVARGPLKCVKLDRARFERVLGPCADILKRNITQYNSFVSLSV
- the LOC6534728 gene encoding cAMP-dependent protein kinase type I regulatory subunit isoform X7; its protein translation is MEQVKLDASRQVISPDDCEDLSPMPQTAAPPVRRRGGISAEPVTEEDATNYVKKVVPKDYKTMNALSKAIAKNVLFAHLDESERSDIFDAMFPVNHIAGENIIQQGDEGDNFYVIDVGEVDVFVNSELVTTISEGGSFGELALIYGTPRAATVRAKTDVKLWGIDRDSYRRILMGSTIRKRKMYEEFLSRVSILESLDKWERLTVADSLETCSFDDGETIVKQGAAGDDFYIILEGCAVVLQQRSEQGEDPAEVGRLGSSDYFGEIALLLDRPRAATVVARGPLKCVKLDRARFERVLGPCADILKRNITQYNSFVSLSV
- the LOC6534728 gene encoding cAMP-dependent protein kinase type I regulatory subunit isoform X5; amino-acid sequence: MPKEQVKLDASRQVISPDDCEDLSPMPQTAAPPVRRRGGISAEPVTEEDATNYVKKVVPKDYKTMNALSKAIAKNVLFAHLDESERSDIFDAMFPVNHIAGENIIQQGDEGDNFYVIDVGEVDVFVNSELVTTISEGGSFGELALIYGTPRAATVRAKTDVKLWGIDRDSYRRILMGSTIRKRKMYEEFLSRVSILESLDKWERLTVADSLETCSFDDGETIVKQGAAGDDFYIILEGCAVVLQQRSEQGEDPAEVGRLGSSDYFGEIALLLDRPRAATVVARGPLKCVKLDRARFERVLGPCADILKRNITQYNSFVSLSV